TTCATGACGATCGGCGGGATCTGGATGCTTCACCACGCCGTCTTCCGCCGCCTCCGCTACGCCAACACCGCCGTCATGCGGATCAACCTGGTGCTCTTGATGACCGTGTCATTCCTGCCGTTCCCGACCCGGATCGTGGCCGAGGCGATCGAGAGCGCCAGTGCGGAACGGGCAGCCGTCGTGATCTACGGGACGTCGGTGCTCACGATCTCGATCGTCTTCGCCGTCCTGAGCTACGCCATCGCCCGCGATCCCGAGCTGCTGCAGCCGGGCGTCAGCGCCCGGGAGGTGCGAGCGCTCGTGCGGGCGGTCCAGCCGAACGCCGGCTTCTACGTCGCGTTCACGTTCCTGGCCGGCGTCGCCCCCCGCATCGCGGCGTTCGGCTTCCTGGCCTCGTCGATCGC
The window above is part of the Gaiellales bacterium genome. Proteins encoded here:
- a CDS encoding TMEM175 family protein, coding for MNRWDTSRIEAFSDGVFAIAITLLVLDIDVPPSAYEHLFRGFADQWPAYLAFATSFMTIGGIWMLHHAVFRRLRYANTAVMRINLVLLMTVSFLPFPTRIVAEAIESASAERAAVVIYGTSVLTISIVFAVLSYAIARDPELLQPGVSAREVRALVRAVQPNAGFYVAFTFLAGVAPRIAAFGFLASSIAAILRTRGDSGAPGVEVSPG